TGCAGATGCAGCTCTGGAATGTGTTGGAACAGGAGCAGCGGTTGATCAAGCTCTCGGTGTTCTCCATAATGGAGGCCGTTTGGGCTTTGTTGGTGTGCCGCACTATGAAAATCGTGCCATTGGCTCAACATTTGGACAAAATACAATAATCGGTGGTGGACCAGCTTCAGTCACAACTTACGACAAACAAGTATTACTAAAAGCCGTTCTTGATGGAGACATCAATCCAGGTCGTGTCTTTACTTCAAGTTATAAACTGGAAGATATTAATCAAGCCTATAAAGATATGGATGAACGCAAGACCATTAAGTCTATGATTGTGATGGATTAAAAAAGAAAATCCTAATGGAGATGTGAGATTCTCTATTAGGATTTTTTGTCATGTTTAATTTGTGGAGTTATGGCAGAGTGCTTTCTCTCAAAGTCAGTCTGGTTCCTAGCATGGTCAGGCTAGGAATTTTGCGACCGTGGAGAACTTCCTTGTTAAGAATATCCATCCCTGCTCGGCCCATTTCCTCAGTATAGACCGTGATGCTGGAGAGGGGAGGATAGACCTGCTTGGTCAGGCTGGTGTCGTTAAAGGAAATAAGGCTGACGCGGTCTGGCAGGCTAATTCCAGCTTCTTGGAGTGCTCGGAGAGCACCGATAGCTAAACTATCGCTGGCAGCGAAAAAGGCTGGTGGGAGCTGATCTCCCAAGTTCTGAATGGCCTCTTTCATTAAGTCATAGCCAGACTGGGCAGTAAAGCTTCCTTGAAAGACCAGTTCTTCATGGTAGATTCCTTTTGATTGGGTAATGTCTTTGAAATTTTCCAGCCGTTTATCTTCAATGATTTCTTCTTGATCCGTTGTTTCCTCAAGGCCTGTTAGAATCCCGATACGATTCATCCCTTGGCTGAGGAAATAATCGACAACCTGTTTCATGGCAGTGTAAAAATCCGTGATAATGCAGGTGTGTCCAAGAGAAAGGGTATCGCTGTCTAGAAATACAAGAGGTTTTTGGTATTCTTCAAAGGCAGAGATTTGTGATCGGCTGAACTTTCCGATGCAGAGAATCCCAATCACTTCCTCACTCAGTGTAAAAGGATGGTCATTAAAATAGCGCAAGATATCATAGTCCAGTTCTTGGGCTCTTTTTTCGATGCCTAGGCGAATCTGGTAGTAGTAGAGGTCGTCCAGCTCCCCTTGTTCGCTGACCCATTGGATAATGGCAATCTTTTGCTTGGGCTTGTGGGATTCCCCTGTCTTGAGGTGCTTGGTATAGCCTAGCTCTTCAGCAACAGTTAAAATACGGTGTCTGGTTTCTTCTGTGACAGATAGGCTCTGGTCGCGGTTGAGGACACGGGATACGGTCGCGATAGAGACAGAGGCTAGCTGTGCAATGTCTTTTAAGGTAGCCATAAATCCTCCTTCTTTTAGGTTAGTATATCATATTTTTCTGCTTTTTACTGATAGTTTAGTAAAAGTTTAGTAAAAAGGATTGACCTTGGGAAATCCCTTGGATACAATAGAAGAAAACGATTACACGTTAAGATAACTTAACGGACAGTCAAAGGAGAATTCATATGACACAACATCTTACTGCTGAAGCTCTTCGTAAAGACTTTCTTGCTGTTTTTGGTCAAGAAGCAGACCAAATTTTCTTTTCACCAGGACGTATCAACTTGATTGGTGAGCACACAGACTACAACGGTGGGCACGTTTTTCCAGCTGCTATTTCCTTGGGAACTTACGGTGCAGCTCGCAAGCGTGACGACCAAGTCTTGCGTTTCTACTCAGCTAACTTTGAGGACAAGGGTATCATCGAAGTGCCTCTTGCTGACCTCAAGTTTGAAAAGGAGCATAGCTGGACCAACTATCCAAAAGGAGTTCTTCATTTCTTGCAAGAAGCTGGACATGTGATTGACAAAGGGTTTGATTTTTATGTTTATGGAAATATCCCAAATGGTGCTGGCTTGTCTTCATCAGCATCCTTGGAACTCTTGACAGGGGTCGTGGCAGAGCATCTCTTTGATTTAAAACTAGACCGTTTGGATTTGGTTAAAATAGGAAAACAAACGGAAAACAACTTTATCGGAGTCAACTCTGGTATCATGGACCAATTTGCTATCGGTATGGGTGCTGACCAACGTGCCATTTATCTAGATACCAATACCTTAGAATACGACTTGGTGCCGCTTGACTTGAAGGACAATGTTGTTGTTATCATGAACACCAACAAACGCCGTGAACTGGCGGACTCTAAATACAATGAACGCCGTGCTGAATGTGAAAAGGCAGTGGAAGAACTTCAAGTGGCCTTGGATATCCAGACTTTAGGCGAATTGGATGAGTGGGCCTTTGACCAATACAGCTACCTGATCAAAGACGCAAATCGTTTGAAACGTGCTCGCCACGCAGTTCTTGAAAACCAACGTACTCTTAAAGCGCAAGCAGCACTTCAAGCGGGAGATTTGGAAAAATTTGGTCGTTTGATGAATGCGTCTCACGTTTCTTTGGAACATGACTACGAAGTGACTGGTTTGGAATTGGATACCCTTGTTCATACAGCTTGGGCTCAAGAAGGTGTTCTTGGTGCTCGTATGACAGGAGCAGGTTTTGGTGGTTGTGCTATTGCCTTGGTTCAAAAAGATGCGGTTGAAAACTTTAAAGAAGCTGTTGGCAAACACTATGAAGAAATCGTTGGCTATGCTCCAAGCTTCTATATCGCTGAAGTTGCAGGTGGTACTCGCGTTTTAGACTAGGAAAGAAGTAAATGGAAGCTGTAATATTTGATTTAGACGGCTTATTAGCTGATACTGAGATCATTTCTCTAAAAGTTTATCAAGAATTGCTTGAAGATTTTGGAATTCCTTTCACAGAAGAAACATATTCTAGAGAATACAGTGGACATAGGGAAGAGGAGAATGTTCAACGATTTTTGGATACCTATGATTTACCTTGGAACTTTTACCAAACCTTGGAAAAAGTTTATGAACTGGAAGCTCAAATTTTAGCCAAAGGTGTAAATTTAAAAAAAGGTGCTAAAAATTTGCTTGTTTTTTTGCAAAGAGAAGGTATTCCAATCGCTTTAGCAACTTCAAGTGTTGAATCTAGAGCTAGAATGATTTTGGATAGTAATGGTATACTGTCCCTATTTGACCATCTAGTTTTTGCAAAAGATGTAAAGCGAAGCAAACCTTACCCTGATATATTTTTAAAGGCCTGTAGTGATTTGAATGTTTTACCAGAGAATTGCTTAGTGCTGGAGGATAGTGAAGCAGGGATTGAAGCAGCCTATAGAGCTGGAATACCAGTTATTTGTATTCCAGACTTAAAAATGCCAGCACAGTCTTTCTTAAATAAAACAGAACAAGTTTTTCAGGATTTAGATGCTGTCAGAGACTATTTAGAAAGTAAGAAGGAGAATCAATGAGTCAGGGAGTTCTAGATGCATTTATCACGGAAGTCATTGCAGGAAGTTTATTTGAGGAAATGGATCGAATCTACCTGACCAATCGTGTTTTGGCACGAGTGGGAGAAGGTGTTTTGGAGGTTGAGACTGATCTGGATAAATTGATTGACCTCAAGGACCAGCTGATTGAGGAGGCCGTTCGATTAGAGACGATTGAGGATAGTCAGACTGCGCGTGAAATCCTTGGTGCAGAATTGATGGACTTGGTGACCCCTTGTCCGAGTCAGGTTAATCGTGATTTCTGGGAGACCTATGCCCAATCTCCTGAGCAGGCGATAGCGGATTTTTACCAACTCAGCCAGAAAAATGACTACATTAAACTCAAGGCCATTGCTAAGAATATTGCTTACCGTGTTCCATCTGATTACGGAGAACTTGAGATTACCATCAATCTCTCTAAGCCTGAAAAGGATCCAAAGGAGATTGCGGCAGCCAAGTTGGTGCAAGCTAGCCATTATCCCCAGTGTCAGCTTTGTATAGAGAACGAGGGCTACCACGGTCGGGTCAACCATCCAGCTCGCAGCAATCACCGCATTATCCGTTTTGAAATGGCTGGTCAGGAGTGGGGCTTCCAGTATTCGCCCTATGCTTATTTTAATGAGCACTGTATTTTCTTAGACGGTCAGCATCGTCCCATGGCCATTAGTCGTCAGAGTTTTGAGCGTCTGCTGGCTATCGTAGAGCAGTTTCCAGGATATTTTGCTGGATCTAATGCTGACCTGCCAATCGTGGGGGGGTCTATTCTCACCCATGACCACTATCAGGGAGGTCGTCACGTATTCCCTATGGAATTGGCTCCTCTGCAAAAGACTTTCTGTTTTGCTGGATTTGAGCAGGTCAAGGCTGGAATTGTCAAGTGGCCCATGTCAGTGTTGCGTTTGACTTCGGATTCCAAAGAGGATTTGATTAACTTGGCTGATAAGATTTTGCAGGAATGGCGTCAGTATTCAGATCCAAGTGTGCAAGTCTTGGCAGAAAGTAACAGAACACCACACCATACCATTACACCGATTGCCCGTAAACGCGATGGACTGTTTGAGTTGGACTTGGTCTTGCGAGACAATCAGACATCGCTAGAGCATCCTGACGGCATCTATCATCCCCACAAGGATGTCCAACATATCAAGAAGGAAAATATCGGCTTGATTGAGGTCATGGGCTTGGCTATTTTGCCACCTCGCTTGAAAGAAGAAGTGGAGCAAGTCGCCAGCTATCTTGTTGGAGAAGGGGATACAGTTGCGACTTATCATCAGGAATGGGCAGACCAGCTCAAAGTAAAATATCCAGACCTAGCGGATAAAGAAAAAGCCCTTGAAATCGTCAAAGACTCTGTAGGCGCTATCTTTGCGCGTGTTCTGGAGGACGCAGGAGTTTACAAGCAAACGGAACAAGGGCAGACAGCCTTTATGCGCTTTGTGGGACAGGTCGGAATTTTGTCAGACTAGGAGCTTTCTCCTTGCACAGTCCTATAAAAAGTAGTATCATAGTGTCGTTTG
Above is a genomic segment from Streptococcus mitis containing:
- a CDS encoding galactokinase (catalyzes the formation of alpha-D-galactose 1-phosphate from D-galactose in galactose metabolism); the protein is MTQHLTAEALRKDFLAVFGQEADQIFFSPGRINLIGEHTDYNGGHVFPAAISLGTYGAARKRDDQVLRFYSANFEDKGIIEVPLADLKFEKEHSWTNYPKGVLHFLQEAGHVIDKGFDFYVYGNIPNGAGLSSSASLELLTGVVAEHLFDLKLDRLDLVKIGKQTENNFIGVNSGIMDQFAIGMGADQRAIYLDTNTLEYDLVPLDLKDNVVVIMNTNKRRELADSKYNERRAECEKAVEELQVALDIQTLGELDEWAFDQYSYLIKDANRLKRARHAVLENQRTLKAQAALQAGDLEKFGRLMNASHVSLEHDYEVTGLELDTLVHTAWAQEGVLGARMTGAGFGGCAIALVQKDAVENFKEAVGKHYEEIVGYAPSFYIAEVAGGTRVLD
- a CDS encoding carbohydrate phosphatase, whose amino-acid sequence is MEAVIFDLDGLLADTEIISLKVYQELLEDFGIPFTEETYSREYSGHREEENVQRFLDTYDLPWNFYQTLEKVYELEAQILAKGVNLKKGAKNLLVFLQREGIPIALATSSVESRARMILDSNGILSLFDHLVFAKDVKRSKPYPDIFLKACSDLNVLPENCLVLEDSEAGIEAAYRAGIPVICIPDLKMPAQSFLNKTEQVFQDLDAVRDYLESKKENQ
- a CDS encoding galactose-1-phosphate uridylyltransferase (catalyzes the formation of alpha-D-glucose 1-phosphate and UDP-galactose from UDP-glucose and alpha-D-galactose 1-phosphate in galactose metabolism), with translation MSQGVLDAFITEVIAGSLFEEMDRIYLTNRVLARVGEGVLEVETDLDKLIDLKDQLIEEAVRLETIEDSQTAREILGAELMDLVTPCPSQVNRDFWETYAQSPEQAIADFYQLSQKNDYIKLKAIAKNIAYRVPSDYGELEITINLSKPEKDPKEIAAAKLVQASHYPQCQLCIENEGYHGRVNHPARSNHRIIRFEMAGQEWGFQYSPYAYFNEHCIFLDGQHRPMAISRQSFERLLAIVEQFPGYFAGSNADLPIVGGSILTHDHYQGGRHVFPMELAPLQKTFCFAGFEQVKAGIVKWPMSVLRLTSDSKEDLINLADKILQEWRQYSDPSVQVLAESNRTPHHTITPIARKRDGLFELDLVLRDNQTSLEHPDGIYHPHKDVQHIKKENIGLIEVMGLAILPPRLKEEVEQVASYLVGEGDTVATYHQEWADQLKVKYPDLADKEKALEIVKDSVGAIFARVLEDAGVYKQTEQGQTAFMRFVGQVGILSD
- a CDS encoding LacI family transcriptional regulator translates to MATLKDIAQLASVSIATVSRVLNRDQSLSVTEETRHRILTVAEELGYTKHLKTGESHKPKQKIAIIQWVSEQGELDDLYYYQIRLGIEKRAQELDYDILRYFNDHPFTLSEEVIGILCIGKFSRSQISAFEEYQKPLVFLDSDTLSLGHTCIITDFYTAMKQVVDYFLSQGMNRIGILTGLEETTDQEEIIEDKRLENFKDITQSKGIYHEELVFQGSFTAQSGYDLMKEAIQNLGDQLPPAFFAASDSLAIGALRALQEAGISLPDRVSLISFNDTSLTKQVYPPLSSITVYTEEMGRAGMDILNKEVLHGRKIPSLTMLGTRLTLRESTLP